A single region of the Streptococcus sanguinis genome encodes:
- the rplM gene encoding 50S ribosomal protein L13: protein MNKTTYMAKPGEVERKWYVVDATDVPLGRLSAVVASVLRGKNKPTFTPHTDTGDFVIVINAEKVKLTGKKATDKIYYTHSMYPGGLKQISAGELRSKNAVRLIEKSVKGMLPHNTLGRAQGMKLKVFVGAEHTHAAQQPEVLDISGLI from the coding sequence ATGAACAAAACAACATACATGGCTAAGCCAGGTGAAGTTGAACGCAAATGGTATGTAGTGGACGCTACTGATGTCCCTCTTGGACGCCTTTCTGCTGTTGTAGCAAGCGTACTTCGCGGAAAAAACAAACCAACCTTTACACCACACACTGATACAGGTGACTTCGTAATCGTTATCAACGCTGAAAAAGTAAAATTGACTGGTAAAAAAGCGACTGATAAGATTTACTACACTCACTCTATGTACCCAGGTGGATTGAAACAAATCTCAGCAGGTGAGCTTCGCTCTAAGAACGCTGTTCGTTTGATCGAAAAATCTGTTAAAGGTATGCTTCCGCACAATACTCTTGGTCGCGCTCAAGGTATGAAGCTGAAAGTATTTGTAGGCGCTGAGCACACTCACGCTGCACAACAACCAGAAGTTCTTGATATTTCAGGACTTATCTAA
- a CDS encoding helix-turn-helix transcriptional regulator translates to MKIAIENLNRIKTIKQFTHKELAEKTGYSRNSIQKLFSYHNNSKTRLDLVVAVCKALGIDFPSIFDRKTENYYGHYMFNNDLVNTLGTDYYLRNFVNRVQLEIKNNPRYSLKITTGLSESTISDLLNFKTRNPRVETLLKISEGLNISISEMFR, encoded by the coding sequence ATGAAAATAGCTATTGAAAATCTTAATCGCATTAAAACGATTAAGCAATTTACTCATAAAGAATTGGCTGAAAAAACAGGTTATTCAAGAAACTCAATTCAGAAGTTGTTCTCCTATCATAATAATAGTAAAACGAGATTGGATCTCGTTGTAGCTGTTTGCAAAGCATTAGGCATTGATTTTCCTTCAATATTTGATAGAAAAACAGAAAACTATTATGGACATTATATGTTTAATAATGACTTAGTTAATACTCTGGGAACAGATTATTACTTAAGAAATTTTGTGAATAGAGTCCAACTCGAAATTAAAAACAATCCACGTTATTCTTTAAAAATAACAACTGGATTGAGTGAATCAACAATAAGTGACTTGTTAAATTTTAAAACAAGAAATCCTCGGGTAGAAACATTATTAAAAATTTCGGAAGGACTAAATATTTCTATATCTGAAATGTTTAGATAG
- a CDS encoding MvaI/BcnI family restriction endonuclease — translation MLFEPYQDELQFIEQIHKYNEREYTVIRLTDTMLSKSIIDANVFVQDVLKKYGLMDYQSLQNGEKKKLDVMLYIGEEKFETKMSCYRANARGDERFWIYGRQFKRSFHSGDLMYISVDPSSRRVININVSRGILSDEDLSKIFGQDKIKEALSRLIPKVKEIASKGYHPNSKGIGKISPKDAGDTLENLLGIKTNNSQKADFEDLIELKSKTSKTLDTLFTLRPKFEGTPVAEFESNDRNRVSAFARLYGYESDKHPGMNSLYITIGSEMSPQNNQNFYLDVNESDRTVEIRRHENDTSQRVAYWYFEDLEKELHLKHPATLWVKAESKMNGDIAEFKYTEAELTRSPQFMTFISLIKLGVVTYDWRGYTSKEGKYEGKNHGNAWRVKNKHRNQLFGSSEVIELI, via the coding sequence ATGCTTTTTGAACCTTATCAAGACGAACTACAATTTATTGAACAAATCCACAAATATAATGAAAGAGAATATACAGTTATTCGTCTAACGGATACAATGCTATCTAAAAGCATAATAGATGCCAACGTATTCGTTCAGGATGTTCTTAAAAAGTATGGCTTAATGGACTATCAATCACTCCAAAATGGTGAGAAGAAAAAGTTGGATGTAATGCTGTATATTGGTGAAGAAAAATTTGAAACAAAGATGTCATGCTATCGTGCTAATGCTCGAGGAGATGAAAGATTTTGGATTTATGGGCGCCAATTTAAAAGAAGTTTCCATTCTGGCGACTTGATGTACATATCTGTAGATCCAAGTAGCAGACGGGTTATTAATATTAATGTCTCTAGGGGGATCTTGTCAGATGAAGATTTATCCAAAATTTTCGGACAGGATAAAATTAAAGAAGCACTTTCTAGATTAATTCCTAAGGTAAAAGAGATTGCTTCTAAGGGTTATCACCCTAATTCTAAAGGAATAGGGAAAATTTCTCCTAAAGATGCTGGTGACACACTTGAGAATTTACTAGGAATTAAGACTAATAATAGCCAAAAAGCAGACTTTGAAGATTTGATTGAACTAAAGTCTAAGACTTCAAAAACACTTGATACTTTATTTACATTACGTCCAAAGTTTGAAGGTACGCCTGTAGCAGAATTTGAATCTAATGATCGTAATCGGGTTTCAGCGTTTGCGAGGTTGTATGGATATGAATCTGACAAGCATCCCGGCATGAATAGTTTATATATCACCATCGGGTCTGAGATGTCACCTCAAAATAATCAAAATTTTTATTTGGATGTAAATGAAAGCGATAGAACTGTAGAAATTCGTAGACATGAAAATGATACCTCTCAAAGGGTGGCTTATTGGTATTTTGAAGATTTAGAAAAAGAACTACACTTAAAACATCCTGCCACGCTTTGGGTAAAAGCGGAAAGCAAGATGAACGGTGACATTGCTGAGTTTAAATACACAGAAGCAGAGTTGACTCGTTCCCCTCAATTTATGACATTTATATCCTTAATTAAATTGGGAGTTGTAACTTATGATTGGCGCGGCTATACTTCTAAAGAAGGGAAGTATGAAGGGAAAAATCATGGAAATGCATGGCGAGTAAAAAATAAACACCGTAATCAACTTTTCGGTAGCTCAGAAGTCATTGAATTGATATAA
- the rlmB gene encoding 23S rRNA (guanosine(2251)-2'-O)-methyltransferase RlmB produces MEKNDIVYGVHAVTEALAANTGNKLYIQDDLRGKKVDKIKDLAAEKKVSISWTPKKTLQEMTDGAVHQGVVLRVAEFAYTDFEVLLKKAEQEDNPLLLILDGLTDPHNLGSILRTADATNVAGVIIPKHRAVGVTPVVAKTSTGAIEHIPIARVTNLSQTLDKLKEVGFWIFGTDMQGTPSHKWNTAGKLALIIGNEGKGISSNIKKQVDEMISIPMNGHVQSLNASVAAAILMYEVFRNRL; encoded by the coding sequence ATGGAAAAAAACGATATTGTCTACGGTGTGCATGCGGTGACAGAGGCTCTCGCGGCTAACACTGGAAATAAACTCTACATTCAAGACGATCTGCGTGGTAAAAAGGTCGATAAAATCAAAGATTTAGCAGCGGAAAAAAAGGTCTCCATCTCATGGACGCCTAAGAAGACCTTGCAGGAGATGACTGACGGAGCAGTTCACCAGGGAGTTGTTCTGCGGGTGGCGGAGTTCGCCTATACTGACTTCGAGGTGCTGTTGAAAAAAGCAGAGCAAGAAGACAATCCTCTCTTGCTGATTTTGGACGGGCTGACTGACCCGCATAATCTGGGCTCTATCTTGCGGACGGCTGACGCGACCAATGTAGCTGGAGTCATCATTCCCAAGCACAGGGCAGTCGGTGTGACACCAGTCGTAGCCAAGACCTCAACGGGTGCTATTGAGCATATTCCCATTGCCCGTGTGACCAATCTCAGCCAGACTCTGGACAAGCTCAAGGAAGTTGGTTTCTGGATTTTCGGTACGGATATGCAGGGGACGCCTTCTCATAAGTGGAATACAGCAGGCAAGCTGGCCCTCATCATCGGCAACGAAGGTAAGGGAATCTCCAGCAATATTAAAAAACAGGTGGACGAGATGATTTCCATTCCCATGAATGGGCATGTTCAGAGCCTCAATGCCAGTGTCGCAGCTGCTATTCTCATGTATGAAGTCTTTCGCAATCGCCTATGA
- a CDS encoding DNA cytosine methyltransferase — protein MPYAIDLFCGAGGFSEGILQAGFDILFSSDRSPMVQETYVNRHQQLGLEEGVDTHFELADIKELTSERIFEVINNLRYGNIFKPGDIDVIFGGPPCQGFSRLGKRDASDPRNMLFHEYLRIIRDVRPRYVVMENVTGILDMLMLDFPSVVRDESYLGQRLVKEILREELQELGYVLLDVQVLNSANFGVPQQRNRVVFLAYRNDVNPLEYPEPDVLPEVTVREALTGLYNINQNDLSEYAQNRIQGETPTVAGENIPREQITNMEESRHDILVSQRFSLYQPGENTRAVINRLKAEGINLRDTRQELFNESLFQVNLSINSKVIHETLIELNLFDNKFLTSRWLHFTNRQLATLSSLKNNEQEFTIVLKSLASRLNTTLNQASTFWETVQPLLNREYDADTFHRLLMSGEITDKIGEAILTRKSIRTRLNPNSVSPTIVTLPDDFIHPYFDRVLTVREMARLQSFDDSFEFLGKRTTGGDKRSQETPQFTQVGNAVPPLLARAVALKVREAIEAN, from the coding sequence ATGCCATATGCAATTGATTTATTCTGTGGTGCTGGAGGTTTTAGTGAAGGAATCTTACAGGCTGGATTCGATATACTTTTTTCTAGCGATAGAAGCCCTATGGTGCAAGAAACCTACGTTAATAGACACCAACAACTTGGTCTTGAAGAAGGAGTTGATACCCACTTTGAACTAGCAGATATCAAAGAATTAACTTCTGAACGTATTTTTGAAGTGATAAATAACTTAAGGTACGGAAATATTTTTAAACCCGGCGATATAGATGTCATTTTCGGAGGACCACCTTGTCAAGGATTTAGTCGCCTTGGGAAACGAGATGCTAGCGATCCCAGAAATATGCTTTTCCATGAATACTTACGAATTATTCGGGATGTGCGCCCGAGATATGTCGTCATGGAAAATGTGACCGGTATTCTAGACATGCTTATGCTTGATTTTCCAAGCGTGGTTAGAGATGAATCATATTTGGGACAAAGACTAGTAAAGGAAATTCTTAGAGAAGAATTACAAGAACTGGGTTATGTTTTGCTTGATGTTCAAGTACTAAATTCTGCTAATTTTGGAGTTCCTCAACAAAGAAATCGTGTAGTCTTTTTAGCATACAGAAATGATGTTAATCCTCTTGAATATCCTGAACCAGATGTACTACCCGAAGTAACAGTAAGAGAAGCTTTAACTGGTTTATATAATATAAACCAGAATGATTTATCTGAATATGCCCAAAATAGGATACAAGGGGAGACACCTACAGTAGCAGGAGAAAATATACCACGAGAACAAATTACAAACATGGAAGAATCCAGACATGATATACTTGTTTCTCAAAGATTTTCTTTGTATCAACCTGGAGAAAACACCCGTGCTGTAATTAACCGACTTAAAGCAGAAGGTATAAATCTCCGTGATACTCGCCAAGAATTATTTAATGAAAGTCTATTTCAAGTAAACTTATCTATTAATTCTAAAGTTATACACGAAACACTCATAGAACTTAACCTATTCGATAATAAGTTCCTGACCAGCCGTTGGTTGCATTTCACCAATCGTCAATTGGCTACATTATCTAGTCTAAAAAATAATGAACAAGAATTTACCATTGTTCTTAAATCACTTGCTAGTAGGCTAAATACTACTCTAAATCAGGCTAGCACTTTCTGGGAAACCGTACAGCCATTGCTAAATAGAGAATACGATGCAGATACTTTCCATCGCTTACTTATGAGTGGAGAAATTACTGACAAAATTGGAGAGGCGATTCTAACAAGAAAATCAATTCGTACCAGACTTAATCCCAATTCTGTATCTCCAACTATAGTCACTTTACCCGATGACTTTATTCATCCCTATTTTGATAGAGTGCTAACTGTACGAGAAATGGCTAGACTACAATCGTTTGATGATAGTTTTGAGTTCTTAGGCAAGAGGACAACAGGTGGGGATAAACGATCTCAAGAAACACCTCAATTCACCCAAGTAGGGAATGCTGTTCCTCCTTTACTAGCTAGAGCAGTTGCACTAAAAGTTAGAGAAGCAATCGAGGCTAATTAA
- a CDS encoding replication protein, with amino-acid sequence MTKEQRSSKWTFLFYKESAPADYLEVLEELHIPFVLSPWHDKDINRQTGELKKSHKHGAFFFDSLKSYKQVSELIKDKLNGPAHVEIVQSPKGLFDYFIHAENKEKSQYDIDDIEVGCGFNLDKFLVENNSDNFIHEVVDIIEQNDFTEFEELVWYARANHTPLLGLIIERTYFFAKYLDSRRCNPMRNQDKKEDNKCK; translated from the coding sequence ATGACAAAAGAACAACGATCTAGCAAGTGGACATTCCTTTTTTACAAAGAAAGTGCCCCTGCTGACTACCTTGAAGTTCTTGAAGAACTACACATCCCCTTCGTCCTGAGTCCTTGGCACGATAAGGATATTAATCGACAAACTGGGGAACTGAAAAAATCTCACAAACACGGAGCTTTCTTCTTTGATTCTCTCAAAAGTTATAAACAAGTTTCTGAGCTAATCAAGGACAAGTTGAATGGCCCTGCTCATGTAGAAATCGTACAATCACCCAAAGGACTTTTTGACTACTTCATTCATGCCGAAAATAAGGAGAAATCTCAATATGATATAGATGATATTGAAGTTGGATGTGGTTTTAATCTCGATAAATTTCTTGTAGAAAATAACTCAGATAATTTCATCCATGAAGTTGTGGATATTATTGAGCAGAATGACTTCACAGAGTTTGAAGAACTCGTCTGGTATGCACGAGCTAATCACACACCACTTCTTGGACTTATCATTGAGCGTACCTACTTTTTTGCTAAGTATTTGGATTCACGTCGATGCAATCCAATGAGAAACCAAGATAAGAAGGAGGATAATAAATGCAAGTGA
- a CDS encoding NYN domain-containing protein has translation MKRKILLVDGYNMTAFWRETRPYFNRGELDAARTILLQKLSNYASFEGLEVICVFDAQYMPGVRQTYEEFNVTVVFTEEEETADDYIERLAAELNTPKNQVSVATSDLNEQWTVFAQGALRVSARELEKRVAVTKSDLNKLSGQINLQRPPLRPMDSQSLRDLQKMMEKKDDL, from the coding sequence ATGAAAAGAAAAATCTTACTGGTGGACGGCTACAATATGACGGCCTTTTGGCGGGAGACTCGTCCTTACTTTAACCGCGGAGAGCTAGATGCAGCGCGAACGATTCTGCTCCAGAAGCTCAGCAATTATGCCAGCTTTGAAGGACTGGAAGTTATCTGCGTCTTTGATGCCCAGTATATGCCGGGAGTTCGGCAGACCTACGAGGAGTTTAATGTAACGGTCGTTTTCACTGAAGAGGAGGAAACGGCGGATGACTATATCGAGCGCTTGGCAGCTGAGCTCAATACACCCAAAAATCAGGTGTCGGTTGCGACCAGCGATCTCAATGAGCAGTGGACTGTCTTCGCCCAAGGAGCTTTGAGAGTGTCTGCTAGAGAGCTAGAGAAGCGAGTGGCTGTTACCAAATCAGACCTCAATAAGCTGAGCGGGCAAATCAACCTGCAAAGACCACCCTTGCGACCGATGGACAGCCAATCTTTGCGCGATTTACAAAAAATGATGGAGAAAAAAGATGACCTTTAA
- a CDS encoding AAA family ATPase — MVSKTTDTVLQSYLLQSLNMALGALMQGETSYTNSFNIAIQENGFIFIPRLPCAYILDNELYNKIFLIANASLYPHYTLLKQNATYFVPLKTDDIHVQRGLFFPWRVGISKRLVIPDLDSYTTSLPKNQIPIMENFTLNLDKVNHIAICGNSGSGKSYTLTYLLSVLKHQSDLIIVDPKFDTPSRWAREHQIAVLHPVENRSKSDFVSEINEKLSQCLELIHKRQAILYENPRHEFSHMTIVIDEVLALSEGVNKTIKESFFSLLTSISLLGRATKLHLLLIAQRFEHTTIPISVREQLNVLIQIGNINKKTTQFLFPDLDPEGIVIPIGHGTGLIQVIDNEHPYQVLPLLCPTYYTKKGIL; from the coding sequence ATGGTATCTAAAACAACAGATACCGTCTTGCAATCATACTTGCTCCAGAGCCTTAATATGGCTCTTGGAGCCTTGATGCAAGGCGAAACAAGTTATACAAACAGTTTTAACATCGCCATTCAAGAAAACGGTTTCATCTTTATCCCACGCCTTCCCTGTGCCTATATTTTAGATAATGAGCTCTATAATAAAATTTTCTTGATTGCTAACGCATCCCTATACCCACATTATACATTATTGAAGCAAAATGCCACATATTTCGTCCCTCTGAAAACGGATGATATTCATGTTCAGCGAGGACTCTTCTTTCCGTGGAGGGTGGGAATTTCAAAACGATTAGTCATTCCTGACCTTGATAGCTACACAACAAGTTTACCAAAAAATCAAATTCCAATTATGGAAAATTTCACTCTCAATCTTGATAAGGTCAATCATATAGCAATCTGTGGAAATAGTGGTTCGGGTAAATCTTACACTCTCACCTATTTACTGAGTGTACTCAAACATCAATCTGATTTAATTATAGTAGACCCAAAATTTGACACACCTAGTCGTTGGGCTCGTGAACATCAAATTGCAGTGCTTCACCCCGTTGAAAATCGCTCTAAGTCCGACTTTGTATCAGAAATCAATGAGAAATTAAGTCAATGTCTAGAACTGATTCACAAACGTCAAGCAATCCTATACGAGAATCCACGTCATGAGTTCAGCCATATGACAATTGTGATTGATGAAGTTCTTGCATTATCTGAAGGAGTCAATAAGACGATTAAAGAATCGTTTTTCTCACTCTTGACTTCTATCTCACTTCTCGGGCGTGCTACTAAGCTTCATTTGTTGCTCATTGCACAAAGATTCGAGCACACTACGATTCCCATTTCTGTTCGTGAACAACTTAATGTCCTCATCCAGATCGGCAACATTAACAAGAAGACAACACAATTTCTATTCCCTGACCTCGACCCAGAAGGTATTGTTATCCCTATTGGGCATGGAACAGGTCTGATTCAAGTGATTGATAACGAACATCCTTATCAAGTGCTTCCACTACTATGCCCAACATATTACACAAAGAAAGGAATTCTATAA
- a CDS encoding aromatic acid exporter family protein produces MSLLQRTIKLVLATCLAAWLADFLGLTYSTSAGIIAILSVSDTRRSTAKLAGNRFLSTLLALAIGSLSFHFLGFHLGALAIYIAIYVPLAFRLGWEIGITPSTVLVTHLLLEKSTSWSLLGNELALFLIGTGFALLANLYMPSRQQEIDSYHEQVEEQLKKILLRFEYFLKSGDGRNDAALIKELDKILQQALQLVYLDHSNHLFHQTNYHIHYFEMRQAQNRILQDMASNINNCHLAASESLILARLFSQTAKQLSQENPARDLLDEIDNYLTVFRQRPLPKTRQEFETRAMLLQLLRDLETFIRIKVEFYENYKED; encoded by the coding sequence ATGTCTCTCCTCCAACGCACCATTAAGCTAGTACTAGCTACCTGTCTCGCTGCTTGGCTGGCTGACTTTTTAGGTCTGACCTACTCAACTTCAGCTGGAATTATTGCTATCCTCAGCGTCTCTGATACCCGCCGCAGCACTGCTAAGCTAGCTGGTAATCGCTTTTTATCTACCCTGCTGGCTCTGGCTATCGGAAGCCTGTCTTTTCACTTTCTAGGTTTTCATCTCGGAGCATTGGCCATCTATATCGCGATCTATGTGCCTCTGGCCTTTCGCCTTGGCTGGGAAATTGGTATTACCCCTAGTACTGTCCTCGTCACCCATCTGCTCTTAGAAAAATCCACCTCCTGGTCTCTGCTTGGAAATGAGCTAGCTCTATTTCTTATTGGAACCGGCTTTGCTCTGCTAGCCAATCTCTATATGCCCTCGCGCCAGCAAGAGATTGACAGCTACCATGAGCAAGTGGAGGAACAGCTGAAAAAGATTTTGCTGCGCTTTGAATATTTCTTAAAATCTGGAGACGGCCGAAATGATGCAGCTCTGATCAAAGAGCTGGATAAGATTCTGCAGCAGGCCTTGCAGCTGGTCTATCTGGACCACTCCAACCACCTCTTTCATCAGACCAATTACCATATCCACTATTTTGAAATGCGGCAGGCCCAAAACCGAATCCTGCAAGACATGGCTAGCAATATCAACAACTGCCATCTAGCAGCCAGTGAAAGCTTGATTTTAGCCCGCCTCTTCTCCCAGACCGCTAAGCAACTGAGCCAAGAAAATCCCGCCCGAGACCTCTTGGACGAGATTGACAACTATTTGACCGTATTTCGCCAGCGACCACTCCCTAAAACCCGCCAGGAATTTGAAACACGCGCCATGCTCCTGCAGCTCCTGCGAGACTTAGAAACCTTTATTAGGATTAAGGTGGAATTTTACGAGAATTATAAAGAAGACTAG
- the xerC gene encoding tyrosine recombinase XerC encodes MTISKTKNGTYRLKVYIPIEARMPLGIVNNNYYDKRFKTRKEARQAEIDLLTKLNQIEDNVFSGLEKEDILFSDFYNNIWWESYKAGQTTSTSKPPSRSTIVNTKTCFKKHILPLLGNYTIQFLNQNKQVILNLMTAKANEYANFKTLRSYVISIFDWAEELEYIEANRVAKTLRRIKAVKKIQLAESKRDEDLYLTHEQLQEWFSAFKDDLENDKISLKDYVLFYLTFFLGDRKSETYALQWKHIDFSKSQIQLIQALDRYGQVKSTKGNKKTIFSISSDLLQLLTLWKKQQKYELAKFGIITNPEQFIFTYIDTRGNINKPLHSDYLNNKMKTIRKRHPELTHATPHKLRHTGATLAKQAGMSLEAISEALTHSDTGTTQIYVNTSNVVPMAVGEFALKSLKQ; translated from the coding sequence ATGACTATCAGTAAGACAAAAAACGGAACTTACCGCTTAAAAGTCTACATACCAATAGAAGCACGAATGCCTCTTGGCATCGTTAATAATAACTATTATGATAAAAGGTTTAAAACAAGAAAGGAGGCACGACAAGCAGAGATAGACTTACTTACGAAGCTAAACCAAATTGAAGATAATGTCTTTTCGGGGCTAGAAAAAGAAGATATTCTTTTCTCAGACTTCTATAATAATATTTGGTGGGAATCCTACAAAGCAGGACAAACTACATCTACTTCAAAGCCACCAAGCAGGTCAACAATTGTTAATACCAAAACATGTTTTAAAAAGCATATATTACCACTTCTTGGCAACTATACGATTCAATTTTTAAACCAAAATAAACAGGTTATTCTAAATTTGATGACGGCAAAAGCCAACGAATATGCCAACTTCAAAACTTTACGAAGTTACGTTATTTCTATTTTTGATTGGGCAGAAGAACTTGAGTATATTGAAGCAAATAGAGTTGCAAAAACTTTAAGACGAATTAAGGCTGTCAAAAAAATTCAACTTGCAGAATCAAAACGTGATGAAGATTTATATTTAACTCATGAGCAACTCCAAGAATGGTTCTCAGCCTTTAAAGATGATTTAGAGAACGATAAAATATCACTCAAAGATTACGTCCTTTTCTATCTCACTTTTTTCCTTGGAGATAGAAAATCAGAAACATATGCTCTCCAGTGGAAACATATCGACTTTTCAAAATCTCAGATTCAGTTAATTCAGGCTTTAGATAGATATGGACAAGTAAAATCTACCAAAGGAAATAAAAAAACTATCTTTTCTATTTCTAGCGACTTGCTTCAACTTCTAACCTTATGGAAAAAACAACAAAAATATGAACTAGCAAAGTTTGGTATCATCACTAATCCAGAACAATTCATCTTCACTTATATAGATACCAGAGGGAATATCAATAAACCTTTACACTCTGACTATCTCAATAATAAAATGAAAACTATCAGAAAGCGACACCCAGAGCTTACACACGCTACACCACATAAACTACGTCATACGGGAGCAACACTCGCTAAACAGGCAGGAATGAGCTTAGAAGCCATTTCCGAAGCTCTAACACATAGCGACACAGGTACAACACAGATTTATGTCAATACTTCTAATGTAGTCCCTATGGCAGTCGGTGAATTTGCCTTAAAGTCTCTAAAACAATAA
- a CDS encoding helix-turn-helix domain-containing protein, with product MQVILPDEQIHQIQLLLSNLIQKEIEQQIEKNTLSCPYLNKQQTCDYLGISNNTLDSWIQRGLPSIKIGKTIRFHKDAIDRWLNGNN from the coding sequence ATGCAAGTGATTCTTCCTGATGAACAGATTCATCAGATTCAACTATTGCTATCAAACCTTATCCAAAAAGAAATTGAACAACAAATAGAAAAAAATACTTTAAGTTGTCCCTATTTGAACAAACAACAGACTTGTGACTATTTGGGAATTTCCAACAATACTCTTGATTCATGGATTCAAAGGGGTCTTCCATCAATCAAAATTGGAAAAACAATTCGATTCCACAAGGATGCTATTGACCGCTGGCTAAACGGTAACAACTAG
- the rpsI gene encoding 30S ribosomal protein S9, with protein MSQAQYAGTGRRKNAVARVRLVPGTGKITVNKKDVEEYIPHADLRLVINQPFAVTSTVGQYDVFVNVDGGGYAGQSGAIRHGIARALLQVDPDFRDSLKRAGLLTRDARMVERKKPGLKKARKASQFSKR; from the coding sequence ATGTCACAAGCACAATATGCAGGTACTGGACGTCGTAAAAACGCTGTTGCACGCGTTCGCCTTGTTCCAGGAACTGGTAAAATCACTGTAAACAAAAAAGATGTTGAAGAGTACATCCCACACGCTGACCTTCGCTTGGTTATCAACCAACCATTCGCAGTTACTTCAACTGTTGGTCAATACGACGTTTTCGTAAACGTTGATGGTGGTGGCTACGCTGGTCAATCAGGCGCTATCCGTCACGGTATCGCTCGTGCCCTTCTTCAAGTAGACCCAGACTTCCGCGATTCATTGAAACGCGCAGGCCTTCTTACTCGTGATGCCCGTATGGTAGAACGTAAGAAACCAGGTCTTAAGAAGGCTCGTAAAGCATCACAATTCTCAAAACGTTAA
- a CDS encoding DegV family protein, which yields MTFKILTDSTADLPENWTQENDVQVLGLTIQLDGQTYETVGADKLTSQELLDKMESGSKPTTSQINVGQFEDVFRSYAKEGTPVLYVAFASALSGTYQSAVMAREIVLEDFPDALIRIIDTKAASMGEGLLVMKAAEARAAGQTLEQTADLIESLVPKVKTYFLVDDLNHLMRGGRISKTAALMGSLVNIKPIIAVKGDGTLDSVAKVRGKKKAQAEVVRMTLEGVADPRVVIAYAGAKEVAESLKAQLLESDQVEEVLLMPLGPVISTHTGPGTLGLFSIAQVIQD from the coding sequence ATGACCTTTAAAATTTTAACCGATTCAACAGCAGACCTGCCAGAAAACTGGACCCAGGAAAATGACGTGCAGGTCCTAGGCCTGACCATTCAGCTGGATGGTCAAACTTATGAGACAGTTGGTGCGGACAAGCTGACCAGCCAAGAACTTCTGGACAAGATGGAGTCTGGCAGCAAGCCGACTACCAGCCAGATCAATGTCGGCCAGTTTGAAGATGTCTTTCGTAGCTATGCTAAGGAAGGGACACCAGTTCTCTATGTAGCCTTTGCTTCAGCCCTATCTGGTACTTATCAGAGCGCAGTCATGGCACGGGAGATAGTCTTGGAAGATTTTCCAGATGCACTGATTCGCATCATTGATACCAAAGCAGCTTCTATGGGGGAAGGACTTTTAGTCATGAAGGCGGCAGAGGCTAGAGCGGCAGGCCAGACCTTGGAGCAGACAGCGGACTTGATTGAGAGCTTGGTGCCTAAGGTCAAGACATATTTTCTGGTTGATGACCTCAATCACCTCATGCGGGGCGGTCGGATTTCCAAAACTGCTGCGCTTATGGGGAGCTTGGTCAATATCAAGCCGATTATCGCTGTCAAGGGAGATGGGACTCTGGACTCGGTCGCTAAGGTTCGTGGTAAGAAGAAAGCGCAGGCCGAAGTGGTCCGCATGACTCTGGAAGGAGTTGCTGACCCGCGAGTGGTCATCGCCTATGCAGGTGCCAAAGAGGTTGCTGAGAGTCTAAAAGCCCAGCTGCTGGAAAGCGACCAAGTGGAGGAAGTTCTCCTTATGCCTCTGGGACCTGTCATTTCTACCCATACCGGTCCTGGAACTTTGGGACTCTTTAGTATCGCCCAAGTCATTCAAGACTAA